Within Eggerthella sp. YY7918, the genomic segment CGCAAATGGTACAAGTTCTATCACAACAGCGAAGAAGCCATGAACTGGCTGCTTGAGAAAATGAAGTCAGCAGGTCACACCTGCGTAATCGAAAACTTTGTTCCCGATGGCAATGCCGGAGTGAACACGAGCGTGGTTGGTGGGCACAGCTTTATGGGCGGCGAGATTGTCTCGACGGGCATGGGCGGCCCTCTTGTTACTAGCACGCTTGTAGCTGAAGGTGAAAAGGCGGGTGTGACCTACCTTTATTCGACAACGGCACGCCAACTTGTCCGGGATGATGACGGTGCGGGCCGCGTAAGTGCTGTCATTGCCGAGCGATCCGACGGGACATTCGCCAAGTTTGTTGCCAGTAAAGGTATCGTGCTTGCAACGGGCGACTTTTCTGGCGATAAGGAAATGGTGGCAAAATACTGCCCGAGCGTTCTGCCGTTTTTGCTGGAAAACAAAGACACCTACGATGCGCAGTTTCAGTTTGGCGGTCTGATGCCGGGCGACGGGCAGAAGATGGGGCTTTGGATTGGTGCCGCATGGCAGCACGCCGAACAGTGCACGCCCATGGTGTTCACGGGTGGGCCGACCGCAACGGCATCGCCTCAGACGGGCTTGCTCATGGACGCGCATGGTGAGAGGTTTGGCAACGAGGATATGACCAACAGTTTCTTGGCGAATGCGCTTTTGCAATTGCCGGATCAAGCAGCCTATGGCATCTGGGACGCATCGGCCGCTTCGCAGTTCAAATGGCCAGCAGCTGGGCCGTACGGATCGGGGACGATGGAGCCTGCCGATGCGATTGCGGCATGGGAAGCTGCGTGCGAACAGAAAAACGCAGTTCTGGTGAAAGGCGACACGGTCGAAGACGTTGCGCAGAAGTTGGGACTTCCCGTTGAAGCGACGAAGGCCACTGTCGATCGGTACACCCAGCTTGCCGAGGCGGGTGCCGATGAAGACTTCTTTAAGCGCTCCGAACTTCTGAATCCCATCAAGGAAGCGCCGTTCTACGGCATGAAGTACAAAGGCGAAGACATGCTTACCATCATGGGCGGTCTGCGTACGAATGCCAACATGCAGGTATGCGACGAAAACGACGAACCCATCGAGGGCCTGTACAACGTCGGCACCATGGTGGGCGATATGTACAGCAACCTCTACACCTTGCTTGTGCCCGGCTTTAATTTGGGCGGAACGTGTTTGACATTCGGCTATCTTACCGGTCGCGCACTTGCCCAAAAGTAAAAAACTTTGCTAAAACGAGGCGCACCGCACTCCCAAGCGGTGCGCCTCGTGTGTTCTCAAAAGGTCCGTTATCGTTTATTGAACGGCACGATGGTGGCGGGGAGGCCGCCTTTCATCACGAGTTTGGGCTCGCCTTCGATAAGCGGCCTGAAATAAGCGAGCGCTTCCTCGGAAATACCCTGATAGTTCGGCAAAATCCATTCGGTGGGGAAGTGCTTGACAAAGTTCGCGAACTCGCTGGCGGGGCCGGCGAATATCTCGGAGGCGTAGCGGCCTTCGGCGGCAGCGGCCTCGTTGCGCAAAACGCCGACCACCTGGCCCGTAAACGCCGTGTCGCCGCTGCGCATATGCGCGCTCATGCCCAGGTCGTAGGCCTCGGTCACGTCAACCAGACTCTGTGCAAAGTTGCTTGAACGCGCCGCGCGCGACAGATCCTGCACCACGCCGCGCGGCACGATGCCTGCATCAATGATCATCTGCTTGAGAGTGAGCGCCGCACCGCCCAGCACTGCGTGGGCAAACCCGTCGTTGGCCGCGTCGCCGGCGGACAGGTACCGACCATCGGCGTAGTGGGCGCCTTCGGAAACCACGATGTAGCATTCGCCCTTTTCGTCAAACTTCTTCTGTACTTCGGCCAAGAAAGCGTCGCGGTCAAAATCCACCTCGGGAAGCACGAGCAAATCGACATCGCCGGTCACGCAGCAGCTGGCGGCGAGCCACCCTGCGTCGCGTCCCATCGTTTCCAGCACAAACACCTCGGGGCGCGTGTAGGCGGCGTAGTCCAGATACGTGGCGTGCGTCACCTGGCAGGCAAGCTTTGCAGCGCTGGGGAAGCCGGGGCAGTGATCTACCGGAACCAGGTCGTTGTCGACCG encodes:
- a CDS encoding diphosphate--fructose-6-phosphate 1-phosphotransferase is translated as MGNCLVAQSGGPTAVINASLAGVIRANQLNPLYDRVFGGLHGIEGVLDDKLYDLTDLTEHEIELLKQTPSSALGTCRYKLKRGNDADYRRLVEVMDAHDIDVMFYIGGNDSMDTVDALAEWAVANAPQKRFIGIPKTVDNDLVPVDHCPGFPSAAKLACQVTHATYLDYAAYTRPEVFVLETMGRDAGWLAASCCVTGDVDLLVLPEVDFDRDAFLAEVQKKFDEKGECYIVVSEGAHYADGRYLSAGDAANDGFAHAVLGGAALTLKQMIIDAGIVPRGVVQDLSRAARSSNFAQSLVDVTEAYDLGMSAHMRSGDTAFTGQVVGVLRNEAAAAEGRYASEIFAGPASEFANFVKHFPTEWILPNYQGISEEALAYFRPLIEGEPKLVMKGGLPATIVPFNKR
- a CDS encoding FAD-dependent oxidoreductase, whose amino-acid sequence is MQRENINTQNNPAPRGGIDRRSFLKGTAALGAVAALGTLAGCASKSADETAPTKTAGEGGATDGTMTAQAAQQKWSFEIPPESIADDQIAETIEDDVIVVGAGVSGLVTALSAAEAGASVTLICAGTAPVARGGTFHAFKSTLLQEVGLGSPYDGIIGEFFKKEMMAANWNIDQRKWYKFYHNSEEAMNWLLEKMKSAGHTCVIENFVPDGNAGVNTSVVGGHSFMGGEIVSTGMGGPLVTSTLVAEGEKAGVTYLYSTTARQLVRDDDGAGRVSAVIAERSDGTFAKFVASKGIVLATGDFSGDKEMVAKYCPSVLPFLLENKDTYDAQFQFGGLMPGDGQKMGLWIGAAWQHAEQCTPMVFTGGPTATASPQTGLLMDAHGERFGNEDMTNSFLANALLQLPDQAAYGIWDASAASQFKWPAAGPYGSGTMEPADAIAAWEAACEQKNAVLVKGDTVEDVAQKLGLPVEATKATVDRYTQLAEAGADEDFFKRSELLNPIKEAPFYGMKYKGEDMLTIMGGLRTNANMQVCDENDEPIEGLYNVGTMVGDMYSNLYTLLVPGFNLGGTCLTFGYLTGRALAQK